A stretch of the Argentina anserina chromosome 6, drPotAnse1.1, whole genome shotgun sequence genome encodes the following:
- the LOC126799401 gene encoding amino acid transporter ANT1 → MAGGKQSAAGVPLLEKAVGASRGQTLGNIIVSVVGTGVLGLPYALRIAGWLAGSLGVVVTGLCTYYCMLLLVQCREKFASEEDSVITKSYGDLGYECMGKTGRYLTECLILIAQCGGAVAYLVFVGQNVSSIFNGHGLSVNSCIFLIVPVEIGLSWIGSLSALAPFSIFAAICNLLAMAIVVKEDIQQAVEGEFSFRDRTAITSNIGGLPFAGGVAVFCFEGFGMTLALEASMKDKSQFPRLLAQAFTGISIVYALFGFFGYMAFGDQTKEIITLNLPQDWSSIAVQIGLCLGLVFTFPIMLHPINEIIEGNITKDSSTRMGKFGVFMSRAIVVMVLAIAASCVPGFAVFASLVGSTVCALISFVLPAIFHLQLFGSSLQFWQKTLDFFILLCGVLFAVYGAYNAIVGI, encoded by the exons ATGGCGGGCGGTAAACAAAGCGCGGCGGGGGTTCCTCTGCTGGAAAAGGCTGTGGGGGCTTCTAGGGGTCAAACGCTTGGAAACATAATCGTCTCGGTTGTTGGGACTGGAGTGTTGGGACTTCCTTATGCTTTGAGAATAGCTGGTTGGCTCGCTGGCTCGCTCGGCGTCGTTGTCACCGGTCTCTGTACCTACTACTGCATGCTCCTCCTT GTGCAATGTAGGGAGAAATTTGCATCAGAGGAAGATTCAGTAATTACAAAGTCTTATGGCGATTTGGGGTATGAATGCATGGGAAAGACTGGTCGATATCTGACCGaatgtttgattttgattgcTCAATGCGGTGGTGCTGTAGCGTATCTTGTGTTTGTCGGACAAAATGTTTCGTCTATATTCAATGGTCATGGACTCTCGGTTAATTCTTGCATATTTTTGATAGTACCGGTGGAAATTGGGTTATCTTGGATTGGTAGTTTATCTGCTTTAGCACCCTTCAGTATCTTTGCTGCCATCTGCAATTTGTTGGCTATGGCAATTGTGGTGAAGGAAGACATACAGCAAGCAGTAGAGGGTGAATTTTCCTTTAGGGATAGGACAGCAATCACCTCAAATATAGGAGGATTGCCATTTGCAGGAGGTGTGGCagtgttttgttttgaggGGTTTGGGATGACATTGGCTTTGGAAGCCTCTATGAAAGATAAAAGCCAGTTCCCAAGATTGCTTGCTCAGGCTTTCACAGGGATAAGCATTGTCTATGCTTTATTTGGATTCTTTGGATACATGGCTTTTGGTGATCAAACAAAAGAGATAATCACTCTCAATCTCCCTCAAGATTGGTCTTCCATAGCCGTTCAG ATTGGCTTGTGCTTGGGTTTAGTATTTACATTCCCAATCATGCTCCACCCAATAAATGAGATCATAGAGGGAAACATAACCAAAGATTCATCCACAAGAATGGGAAAATTTGGAGTATTCATGAGTCGAGCAATAGTGGTGATGGTGTTGGCTATCGCTGCCTCATGTGTGCCGGGATTTGCAGTGTTTGCCTCACTTGTGGGAAGCACAGTATGTGCACTGATATCATTTGTATTGCCAGCTATATTTCATTTACAGTTATTTGGTTCTTCCCTACAGTTCTGGCAGAAAACCTTGGATTTCTTCATTTTACTGTGTGGAGTACTTTTTGCCGTATATGGTGCCTACAATGCCATTGTCGGTATATGA
- the LOC126798623 gene encoding probable glutamate carboxypeptidase AMP1, whose protein sequence is MVQPLPKPTKLLLSKPCTFLFLLIIICILGFYTLHYPHASYPPSNRQTALRFRRDFLSSATNSTVAAYLRALTLHPHVAGTKPSLDTIHYVQSHFSDLGLQTHTAHYHALLSYPLRSSLSAHFSNGSHVDIPLSEPGLSRDDGVIKPYHAYSPSGSAHAEVVFVNYGREEDYRALEAAGANVSGCVVIARRGGELPRSEAVRNAERHGAEAVLLYTEGDVRFNEGFERGFVMSGVGDPLSPGWGGVDGAERLDLEDPEVLKRFPNIPSMPLSAGAAGAILATLGGASAPGEWRAGVERVGPGPTLVNFSYEGEKKMMTIQNVFAVINGLEEPDRYVLLGNHRDAWTYGAVDPNSGTAALLDIARRYALLINSGWKPRRTIILCSWDAEEFGMVGSTEWVEQNLVNLGSKAVAYLNVDCAALGPGFFVRATPQLDNLILEVTKKVKDPDLEGSTVYENWLATNRIVDIQRLSGVDSDFAPFVQHAGVPSIDMYYGRDFPVYHTAFDSYDWMRKFGDPLFHRHVAVAGVWGLIALHLADDSILPFDYFSYVDQLKHYKDVLNHLLDGSISLEPLMTAIEEFAYAAREAENEAQTLKEEESTGEFVMMKKRALNDRLMLAERGFLDTDGLEGRQWFKHLVYGPPTDHRSELFFFPGVADALNQANSTKTGQGQTNLQHEIWRVARAIQRAAQALRGDLH, encoded by the exons ATGGTGCAACCTCTCCCCAAACCCACTAAGCTCCTCCTCTCCAAGCCATGCACCTTCCTTttcctcctcatcatcatctgcATTCTCGGCTTCTATACTCTACATTACCCCCACGCTTCATATCCCCCCTCAAATCGCCAAACTGCCCTCCGCTTCCGCCGTGATTTCCTCTCCTCTGCCACCAACTCCACCGTCGCCGCCTACCTGAGAGCACTCACCCTGCACCCACACGTCGCCGGCACCAAGCCCTCCCTCGACACCATCCACTATGTCCAGTCCCACTTCTCAGACCTGGGCCTCCAGACCCACACGGCCCACTACCACGCCCTCCTCTCCTACCCCCTCCGCTCCTCCCTCTCCGCGCATTTCAGCAACGGCAGCCACGTCGACATCCCGCTTTCCGAGCCGGGTTTGTCGCGCGACGACGGCGTCATTAAGCCCTACCACGCTTACTCGCCGTCCGGTTCTGCCCACGCCGAGGTAGTGTTCGTGAACTACGGCAGGGAAGAGGACTACCGCGCCTTGGAGGCGGCGGGGGCGAACGTCAGTGGCTGCGTGGTGATCGCCAGAAGAGGTGGCGAGCTACCGAGAAGCGAGGCGGTGAGGAATGCCGAGAGACACGGCGCGGAGGCCGTGCTGTTGTACACGGAGGGGGATGTGAGGTTTAACGAGGGTTTTGAGAGAGGGTTCGTGATGAGCGGCGTGGGGGACCCACTGAGCCCCGGGTGGGGCGGAGTTGACGGAGCTGaaaggttggatttggaggaCCCTGAGGTTCTGAAGAGGTTTCCCAATATTCCATCCATGCCCTTGTCCGCCGGGGCGGCCGGCGCCATTTTGGCAACCCTAGGCGGGGCTTCGGCCCCCGGGGAGTGGCGGGCGGGAGTGGAACGAGTTGGGCCGGGCCCGACATTGGTGAACTTCAGTTACGAG GGGGAGAAAAAGATGATGACAATTCAAAATGTCTTCGCTGTGATAAATGGGTTGGAAGAGCCTGACCGCTATGTGCTTCTTGGCAACCATAGAGATGCATGGACATATGGGGCTGTTGACCCTAACAGTGGAACTGCAGCGTTACTCGACATTGCTCGTCGATATGCTCTTCTTATAAATTCAGGTTGGAAGCCTAGGAGGACAATTATCCTTTGTAGTTGGGATGCAGAAGAGTTTGGCATG GTAGGATCTACTGAGTGGGTTGAACAAAACCTTGTTAATCTTGGCTCCAAAGCTGTTGCCTACCTTAATGTAGATTGTGCAGCTCTAGGTCCAGGATTCTTTGTTAGGGCGACTCCTCAGCTGGACAACCTCATTCTTGAGGTGACAAAGAAG GTTAAAGATCCTGACTTGGAGGGCTCCACTGTATATGAGAACTGGCTAGCCACAAATAGAATCGTTGAT ATTCAAAGACTTAGTGGAGTTGATTCTGATTTTGCTCCATTTGTGCAACATGCTGGGGTTCCTTCCATCGACATGTACTATGGAAGAG ATTTTCCTGTTTATCACACTGCTTTTGACTCGTATGATTGGATGAGAAAGTTTGGAGATCCTTTGTTTCATCGTCATGTGGCTG TTGCTGGAGTATGGGGTCTTATAGCACTCCACCTAGCTGATGATTCAATTCTCCCTTTTGATTACTTTTCCTATGTAGATCAGTTAAAG CATTACAAAGATGTTTTGAACCACTTGTTGGATGGGAGTATATCTCTAGAGCCTCTGATGACAGCAATAGAGGAATTTGCATATGCAGCCAGAGAAGCTGAAAATGAAGCTCAG ACGCTGAAGGAGGAAGAGAGTACAGGTGAGTTTGTAATGATGAAGAAGCGGGCTTTAAATGATCGGCTGATGCTTGCTGAAAGAGGGTTCCTGGATACTGATGGACTTGAAGGAAGACAGTGGTTCAAGCATCTT GTCTATGGTCCTCCTACTGATCACCGAAGCGaactctttttctttcctgGAGTAGCAGATGCCTTGAATCAGGCTAACAGCACAAAAACAGGACAGGGGCAGACAAACCTTCAACATGAGATTTGGAGAGTTGCCAGAGCCATTCAGAGGGCAGCTCAGGCCTTGAGAGGAGACCTTCACTGA